Proteins encoded within one genomic window of Halococcus salifodinae DSM 8989:
- a CDS encoding arylsulfotransferase family protein translates to MRSLSRQRLGAVLILLAVVGVVGSFAVSAATTPGAGAGSANDSTDRGRTLVGMQAEGRVAMLDANGDPLWRIGSDNVDYFDVTMLDNGSVLAGFVAEGQQSCGPYESPCSRTGFRLIEPGPEPTVANEWSFPVRTKLNSEVHDVEKLPSGEYLLTDMEYERIFTVAENGSITWQWNASQHYDAPPDVTTTDWLHINDVDRIGDGRYMVSVRNANQLLVVERGEGVVDVINEDREQGNDANCKRNNGLADYSNDSGGDVLCGDPEVMDHQHNPQSLDDGAVLVADSENDRVIELHENEGEWDVSWGVDTSNGVRYDWPRDADRLPNGNTLITDSRNNRVVEVTPNGTTVWSADTGIWPYEAERLPYGELLDDNRTSRLNGSGDTPGRSTGSALPLVDQAYAGLSFVVSLPTWFQPWHIGVIAGAVVLTLVGGVLIVSGRWNR, encoded by the coding sequence ATGCGTTCGCTCTCCCGCCAGCGACTCGGGGCGGTACTGATCCTTCTTGCCGTCGTGGGCGTCGTCGGATCGTTCGCGGTGAGTGCGGCGACCACACCCGGTGCCGGGGCGGGATCGGCGAACGACTCGACGGATCGTGGCCGGACGCTCGTCGGGATGCAGGCCGAGGGACGAGTCGCGATGCTCGATGCGAACGGCGACCCGCTCTGGCGGATCGGGAGCGACAACGTCGATTACTTCGACGTCACGATGCTCGACAACGGTAGCGTTCTCGCGGGGTTCGTTGCCGAGGGCCAGCAGTCCTGTGGCCCGTACGAGTCGCCGTGTTCCCGGACGGGCTTTCGGCTGATCGAACCCGGTCCGGAGCCCACCGTCGCGAACGAGTGGTCGTTCCCGGTACGGACGAAACTCAACAGTGAGGTTCACGACGTCGAGAAGCTGCCCTCGGGCGAGTACCTCCTGACCGACATGGAGTACGAGCGCATCTTCACTGTCGCCGAAAACGGATCGATCACCTGGCAGTGGAACGCCAGCCAGCACTACGACGCGCCGCCTGACGTGACGACCACCGACTGGCTTCACATCAACGACGTCGACCGGATCGGCGACGGCCGGTACATGGTGTCGGTCCGGAACGCGAATCAGCTACTGGTCGTCGAGCGCGGTGAGGGCGTGGTCGACGTGATCAACGAGGACCGCGAGCAGGGCAACGACGCGAACTGCAAACGGAACAACGGGCTCGCGGACTACAGCAACGACAGCGGTGGCGACGTGCTGTGTGGCGATCCCGAGGTCATGGACCACCAGCACAACCCGCAGTCGCTCGACGACGGCGCGGTTCTCGTCGCCGACAGCGAGAACGACCGCGTGATCGAACTTCACGAGAACGAGGGCGAGTGGGACGTTTCGTGGGGGGTCGACACCTCGAACGGCGTGCGGTACGACTGGCCGCGCGACGCCGACCGCCTGCCGAACGGCAACACGCTGATCACCGACTCGCGGAACAACCGTGTCGTCGAGGTCACGCCGAACGGCACCACGGTGTGGAGCGCCGACACCGGGATCTGGCCCTACGAGGCCGAGCGACTCCCCTACGGCGAACTCCTTGACGACAACCGAACCTCGCGGCTCAACGGGAGCGGCGACACCCCCGGTCGATCGACCGGGTCGGCGCTTCCGCTCGTCGATCAGGCCTACGCCGGACTCTCGTTCGTGGTTTCGCTCCCCACGTGGTTCCAGCCGTGGCACATCGGTGTGATCGCGGGTGCGGTCGTCCTCACGCTCGTCGGGGGCGTGTTGATCGTGAGTGGTCGGTGGAACCGATAG
- a CDS encoding PH domain-containing protein codes for MTSGVESTDWLPLTAGEEVLWAGTPSLAPATLPMAIGFGLSMVGVWLSREIEVPRVPEWVALVLVPIGLAIVAWAYLTRWSTRYVFTTKAIYEKTGVLSRSVTRIPIGRVQNTAFDQSVVERTLSYGDIAVYTAGSGGVNLALSNVPDPEHVNGLVTTQLSESAASGTDREVAEAGQPTT; via the coding sequence ATGACCTCGGGCGTCGAATCGACCGACTGGCTCCCCCTCACCGCCGGGGAGGAGGTGCTCTGGGCCGGGACGCCGAGCCTCGCCCCGGCGACGCTCCCGATGGCGATCGGGTTCGGGCTGAGCATGGTCGGTGTGTGGCTCTCGCGCGAGATCGAGGTTCCGAGAGTGCCCGAGTGGGTCGCACTCGTCCTCGTCCCGATCGGGCTCGCGATCGTCGCGTGGGCGTATCTCACGCGGTGGAGCACCCGGTACGTGTTCACGACGAAGGCGATCTACGAGAAGACGGGCGTGCTCTCGCGTTCGGTCACACGGATCCCGATCGGGCGAGTCCAGAACACTGCCTTCGATCAGTCGGTGGTCGAACGCACGCTCTCGTACGGCGATATCGCGGTGTACACTGCCGGCTCGGGCGGCGTGAACCTCGCGCTCAGCAACGTGCCCGATCCGGAGCACGTGAACGGACTGGTGACCACACAGCTCAGCGAGTCGGCCGCCAGCGGGACCGACCGCGAGGTGGCGGAGGCCGGCCAGCCGACGACGTAG
- a CDS encoding heme ABC transporter ATP-binding protein: MIDIEDLSIAFGDIEAVSDASLAVDRGEIVGLVGPNGAGKTTLLSAINGLIDPTEGSVHIAGDDVGDLSARAIARRVATVPQETSLSFAFPVREVVAMGRTPYRSRFERASATDREHTRRAMERTGVKRFADRTIDEVSGGERQRVVLARALCQDPQVLVLDEPTASLDINHQVRTLSLVREFVADGRAALCAIHDLSLAARFCDRLALIAEGRIVATGPPEAVLTETHVERAFDADAAVTRHPVTGAVDVTATTDRAERDSRVHVLGGGRTAARAIVTLAEAGFAISAGVLPSGDVATEAATAHGAETLTAEPFAPIDERTRERAAGAVQEADIVVLAGPTDETNRALAAEAGRLVVVENDTSDTETRATTGALDGRLRPACVVDIEELPAGVETSLQTTTDPERPEAAADD, from the coding sequence GTGATCGACATCGAGGATCTCTCGATCGCGTTCGGGGACATCGAGGCAGTAAGCGACGCCAGTCTCGCCGTCGACCGTGGCGAGATCGTCGGGCTGGTCGGCCCGAACGGCGCGGGCAAGACCACTCTACTGAGCGCGATCAACGGGCTGATCGACCCCACCGAAGGAAGTGTTCACATCGCCGGCGACGACGTCGGCGACCTCTCGGCGCGCGCGATCGCCCGCCGGGTCGCGACCGTGCCTCAGGAGACGAGCCTCTCCTTTGCGTTCCCGGTCCGCGAGGTGGTGGCGATGGGCCGGACGCCCTACCGCTCGCGGTTCGAGCGCGCTTCGGCGACCGACCGCGAGCACACCCGGCGCGCGATGGAGCGAACAGGGGTGAAGCGCTTCGCTGACCGCACCATCGACGAAGTCAGCGGCGGCGAGCGCCAGCGCGTGGTGCTCGCCCGAGCGCTCTGTCAGGATCCACAGGTATTGGTTCTCGACGAGCCGACCGCGAGCCTCGACATCAACCACCAGGTCCGCACGCTGTCGCTCGTCCGGGAGTTCGTCGCCGACGGCCGGGCGGCGCTGTGTGCGATCCACGATCTCTCGCTCGCCGCACGCTTCTGTGATCGGCTCGCCCTGATCGCTGAGGGGCGGATCGTCGCCACCGGCCCGCCCGAGGCGGTGCTGACCGAGACACACGTCGAGCGTGCGTTCGACGCCGACGCTGCCGTGACCCGCCACCCCGTCACGGGAGCGGTCGACGTGACCGCGACGACGGATCGAGCGGAGCGCGACAGCCGGGTTCACGTTCTCGGTGGCGGACGGACGGCCGCACGAGCCATCGTCACGCTCGCCGAGGCCGGGTTTGCGATCTCGGCGGGCGTTCTCCCGAGCGGCGACGTTGCGACCGAGGCCGCCACCGCCCACGGAGCCGAGACCCTCACCGCGGAGCCGTTCGCACCGATCGACGAGCGCACCCGTGAACGGGCTGCGGGGGCGGTTCAGGAGGCCGATATCGTGGTGTTGGCTGGCCCCACGGACGAAACGAACCGTGCGCTCGCCGCCGAGGCCGGCCGGCTGGTCGTCGTCGAGAACGACACATCGGACACCGAAACGCGGGCGACCACGGGCGCGCTGGACGGTCGGCTCCGGCCCGCATGTGTCGTCGACATTGAGGAGCTCCCTGCCGGTGTCGAGACGTCACTCCAGACCACGACCGATCCAGAACGGCCCGAGGCGGCGGCCGACGACTGA
- a CDS encoding polyprenol monophosphomannose synthase, whose product MTGSDARSVSIIIPTYNERENIERVVDRCRAALEDYRFEIVVVDDDSPDKTWQLVADAYEGAETVRIVRRTEESGLATAVSRGFDEATAELCAVIDADLQHPPEKLPAFIEAFDTGADIVIGSRHVAGGGVENWSLLRRIVSRGAMAIAKLALPPTRGISDPMSGFFAIRREIIDGVALAPTGYKILLEVLMKCEYDRIAEVPYVFTERERGESKLTADEYLGFLTHIYDLRRNGYGGREQDIPVSVEGP is encoded by the coding sequence GTGACGGGGTCGGACGCGCGGTCGGTTTCGATCATCATCCCGACCTACAACGAGCGCGAGAACATCGAGCGCGTCGTCGATCGATGCCGGGCAGCGCTCGAAGACTACCGCTTCGAGATCGTGGTCGTCGACGACGACTCGCCCGACAAGACGTGGCAGCTCGTCGCCGACGCGTACGAGGGGGCGGAGACGGTGCGAATCGTCCGCCGGACCGAGGAGTCCGGTTTGGCGACCGCGGTTTCGCGCGGATTCGACGAGGCGACCGCCGAGCTGTGTGCGGTCATCGACGCCGACCTCCAGCATCCGCCCGAGAAGCTCCCCGCGTTCATCGAGGCGTTCGACACCGGCGCGGACATCGTGATCGGGAGTCGCCACGTCGCCGGCGGCGGTGTCGAGAACTGGTCGCTGCTCCGTCGGATCGTCAGCCGCGGCGCGATGGCGATCGCCAAGCTCGCACTGCCGCCGACGCGCGGCATCTCGGACCCGATGAGCGGGTTTTTCGCCATCCGCCGCGAGATCATCGACGGCGTCGCGCTCGCGCCCACCGGCTACAAGATCCTGCTCGAAGTCCTGATGAAATGTGAGTACGACCGGATCGCGGAGGTGCCGTACGTGTTCACCGAGCGCGAACGCGGCGAGTCGAAGCTGACTGCCGACGAGTATCTCGGCTTCCTCACGCATATCTACGACCTCCGACGTAACGGCTACGGCGGACGCGAGCAGGATATCCCGGTTTCAGTTGAGGGTCCGTAG
- the btuC gene encoding vitamin B12 ABC transporter permease BtuC, giving the protein MGTGTRTGAETATATEADADTDAGPDTDAAGSGVVRRAVAWSAGLAIALIAVVLAGATVGPVGIEYGVVAKAVLDALPWFSVRVPETAATIVLGIRLPRIALAAVVGCALGGAGTVMQGFFRNPMADPSIIGVSTGAAVGAVASIVFPLAIPFGLGLQGAAFAGALIAAFAVYAIATEGGRTPVATLLLAGVAIQTFLGAVISYMLIQSGESLRQVTYWLMGHLHNAGWDEVAITLPVVVLALAVLLAYSRDLNVLLLGENDAHALGIEVERTKRVLLAVSSVLTAAAVAVTGVIGFVGLIVPHVMRLLVGPDHRILLPTSTLAGGGFLVAADTLARSGSAELPVGIVTAAVGAPFFLYLLRRQEVHAL; this is encoded by the coding sequence ATGGGTACGGGGACGCGAACCGGAGCCGAAACTGCCACAGCCACGGAGGCCGACGCCGACACGGACGCTGGCCCCGACACGGACGCGGCGGGATCGGGCGTGGTTCGACGCGCGGTCGCGTGGTCCGCCGGCCTCGCGATCGCGTTGATCGCGGTGGTGCTCGCCGGCGCGACGGTCGGGCCGGTCGGGATCGAGTACGGCGTGGTCGCGAAGGCCGTACTCGACGCGCTCCCGTGGTTCTCGGTTCGCGTCCCCGAAACCGCAGCGACGATCGTGCTCGGCATTCGGCTGCCCCGGATCGCGCTCGCGGCGGTCGTGGGGTGTGCGCTCGGCGGTGCGGGCACCGTGATGCAGGGCTTCTTCAGAAATCCGATGGCCGATCCCTCGATCATCGGGGTCTCGACCGGCGCGGCGGTCGGCGCGGTCGCGTCGATCGTCTTCCCGCTCGCGATCCCGTTCGGCCTCGGCCTCCAGGGTGCGGCGTTCGCCGGCGCGCTGATCGCGGCCTTTGCGGTCTACGCCATCGCCACCGAGGGCGGCCGGACGCCGGTGGCAACCCTCCTGCTCGCGGGCGTCGCGATCCAGACGTTTCTGGGAGCGGTGATCTCCTATATGCTGATCCAGTCGGGCGAGAGCCTCCGGCAGGTGACTTACTGGCTGATGGGTCACCTCCACAACGCGGGCTGGGACGAGGTCGCGATCACCCTCCCGGTCGTCGTCCTCGCTCTCGCCGTCCTACTCGCGTACAGTCGCGATCTCAACGTCCTCCTGCTCGGCGAGAACGATGCCCACGCGCTCGGAATCGAGGTCGAACGCACCAAGCGCGTGCTGCTTGCGGTGTCGAGCGTGCTGACGGCGGCCGCGGTCGCGGTCACGGGCGTGATCGGGTTCGTGGGACTGATCGTCCCGCACGTGATGCGGCTGCTCGTCGGCCCCGATCACCGAATCTTGCTGCCGACCAGCACGCTCGCCGGCGGGGGATTCCTCGTCGCCGCCGACACCCTCGCTCGGTCGGGGTCTGCCGAACTCCCTGTCGGAATCGTGACCGCAGCGGTCGGCGCGCCCTTCTTCCTCTACTTGCTCCGCCGCCAGGAGGTCCACGCGCTGTGA